The following coding sequences lie in one Pseudoxanthomonas sp. SE1 genomic window:
- a CDS encoding DedA family protein/thiosulfate sulfurtransferase GlpE translates to MQELVDRYGVLLVFANVLALSLGLPVPAMPTLILVGAGLALQPEAMWLPLLGVLAVSVLASLIGDGVWFYAGRRYGNRTLQSLCRLSLSRDTCMKRTERFYGRFGIRILSVAKFIPGLSMVSVPLAGAMQVRLPPFLRYDGLGATLWAALGLGLGVVFAPQVETVIDTLSQLGTGAGVVIGALLAAYVGWRWWRRRSLLRSLEAARIDPPELEALVQAGPPPVVFDIRAPGFRDVDPYVIPGAVFADERQLDGILATYPREGKIVIYCACPDEVSAAWMAARLRKAGFRDVLPLRGGIDAWRSAGYRVERIGG, encoded by the coding sequence ACCGATACGGCGTGCTGCTGGTGTTCGCCAATGTGCTGGCGCTGTCGCTCGGGCTGCCCGTGCCCGCCATGCCGACCTTGATCCTCGTCGGCGCCGGCCTGGCGTTGCAGCCGGAGGCGATGTGGCTGCCGCTGCTGGGCGTGCTGGCCGTCTCCGTGCTGGCCAGCCTGATCGGCGACGGCGTGTGGTTCTACGCCGGCCGCCGCTATGGCAACCGCACGCTGCAGTCGCTGTGCCGGCTGTCGCTGTCGCGCGACACCTGCATGAAGCGCACCGAGCGCTTCTACGGCCGTTTCGGCATCCGCATCCTGTCGGTGGCGAAGTTCATCCCGGGGCTGTCGATGGTGTCCGTGCCGCTGGCGGGCGCGATGCAGGTGCGGCTGCCGCCGTTCCTGCGCTACGACGGACTGGGTGCGACGCTGTGGGCCGCGCTGGGCCTGGGGTTGGGCGTGGTGTTCGCTCCCCAGGTGGAAACGGTCATCGACACGCTGTCGCAACTGGGGACCGGTGCAGGCGTGGTCATCGGCGCGCTGCTGGCTGCCTATGTGGGCTGGCGCTGGTGGCGTCGGCGTTCGCTGTTGAGGTCGCTGGAAGCGGCACGGATCGATCCGCCGGAACTGGAGGCACTGGTCCAGGCGGGCCCGCCGCCGGTGGTGTTCGACATCCGCGCGCCCGGTTTCCGCGATGTGGACCCCTACGTCATCCCGGGTGCGGTGTTCGCGGACGAACGCCAGCTCGACGGCATCCTGGCCACGTACCCGCGCGAGGGCAAGATCGTCATCTACTGCGCCTGTCCCGACGAGGTGTCGGCCGCCTGGATGGCGGCAAGGCTGCGCAAGGCGGGCTTCCGCGATGTGTTGCCGTTGCGGGGAGGGATCGATGCCTGGCGGAGCGCGGGCTACCGGGTGGAGCGCATCGGCGGCTGA
- a CDS encoding GGDEF domain-containing protein, which produces MPRDFHDPPTTQRTILSDGPRPHAPRSACVVVIHGEGLGRRADIDAQPVRVGRSQETDLHIPHNSVSRVHCEIWRNGDTYWVRDLGATNTTRLNDMPVTEAALVDGDHITLGESILKFISHSSVEARYHEEIYQLATHDALTEMYNRRHFIETVEKEIARAMRHQRALTMCIIDVDLFKPINDRYGHISGDLVLKQIATLVRRHVRNDDAAARIGGEEFAVLLPECGPEAAYGFAERLREAVEAVVFRPGGEAQRITVSIGIAALTPDRDTVSRMMAAADAALYRAKSEGRNRVCIEH; this is translated from the coding sequence ATGCCCCGGGATTTCCACGATCCGCCCACCACGCAACGGACCATCCTGAGCGATGGCCCGCGTCCGCACGCGCCGCGTTCGGCGTGCGTGGTGGTGATCCATGGCGAAGGCTTGGGCCGGCGCGCGGACATCGATGCCCAACCGGTGCGCGTGGGGCGTTCGCAGGAAACCGACCTGCATATCCCGCACAACAGCGTCTCGCGCGTGCACTGCGAGATCTGGCGCAACGGCGATACCTACTGGGTGCGCGATCTCGGCGCCACCAACACCACCCGGCTGAACGACATGCCGGTGACCGAGGCGGCGCTGGTGGACGGCGACCACATCACGCTGGGCGAAAGCATCCTCAAGTTCATCAGCCACAGCAGCGTGGAAGCGCGCTACCACGAGGAGATCTACCAGCTCGCCACCCACGATGCCCTGACGGAGATGTACAACCGCCGCCACTTCATCGAAACGGTGGAGAAGGAGATCGCGCGCGCCATGCGGCACCAGCGCGCGTTGACGATGTGCATCATCGACGTGGACCTGTTCAAGCCGATCAACGACCGCTACGGCCACATCTCCGGCGACCTCGTGCTGAAGCAGATCGCCACCCTCGTGCGGCGGCACGTGCGCAACGACGACGCCGCGGCGCGGATCGGCGGCGAGGAGTTCGCCGTACTGCTGCCCGAATGCGGGCCCGAGGCCGCCTACGGCTTCGCCGAGCGCCTCCGCGAGGCCGTGGAAGCGGTGGTGTTCCGGCCCGGTGGTGAAGCCCAGCGGATCACCGTCAGCATCGGCATCGCCGCGCTGACGCCTGATCGCGACACCGTGAGCCGTATGATGGCCGCCGCCGACGCGGCGCTGTACCGCGCCAAGAGCGAAGGTCGCAACCGGGTGTGCATCGAGCACTGA
- a CDS encoding serine/threonine-protein kinase, translating to MTSQPYDDLAPTESLATRLQDAPTAPDGTLAPGARLGRYRIEGLLGRGGMGEVYRAAQLEPVRREVALKLMRAQRLQARHLAYFEVERQVLAQMRHPAIAQIYDAGATEEGFPFFAMELIEGTPITRYCRDQRLSLDARVALLIRVCEGVQHAHHKGVVHRDLKPGNLLVDTLDGRPVPKIIDFGIATTASLAGDAVLERAGTPEYMSPEQAQGDPREVDTRSDVYSLGVVLCELVTGVRPEAVGETWSAETPTAVAPSSRLAGLPAEQAREMAQERGLSLARMRDRLRGDLDWIVLKAMQHERDARYDSAAALADDLQRYLDDRVVSAVPASRGYVWRKFLRRHRAAAVAAGVALVALLGGLGLSLYGLQQAQMQRSVAEARSAELEKVAAFQQSMLEGIDIETMGVGLAEGLVRQVGSLDPSAAEAFGATLAKTSTGDLARDLVDRQLLANAEDAIARDFADQPDVAASLRESVGHVYAAIGRHDKAAAHFAHVADYRSTVLGEGAQETLRARRDQVQALLEGAHVDQAEAVLQKALPRAFALPVNDRVRVKLELAQAQVISARGDRPRAKGVVQAVQERLLASVGEGDPATLEATNDLAAVQRNLGELPEARANMEKVVRLRTATLGADHEETLSAMGNLAVLRIMNREKDAAIAMQRDLTGRYTRKLGSEHPVTLQARSTLATMMVDAGQADEALPLLKDALAARERVLGRDHPQTVRTRLNLATAHARLKDYAAALPLEEQVITVRSRVLGPSHPDTLSILVNHAGTLLNAKQPEAALRLLGDIQPLALKVLGDKHPQAQLTMVIRAEALRTTGRTREALEEYLKLFALRRAVLGETHVETRTAAWNLIDTYRELGRGAEADALHRQYIAPLLAADPETLDDADTEFVDRYREGKRPGKQT from the coding sequence ATGACATCGCAACCTTACGACGACCTCGCACCCACCGAGAGCCTGGCCACGCGCCTGCAGGACGCGCCCACCGCGCCCGACGGGACGCTCGCGCCGGGTGCACGGCTGGGGCGTTACCGCATCGAAGGGCTGCTGGGTCGGGGCGGCATGGGCGAGGTCTACCGTGCCGCGCAGCTGGAACCGGTCCGCCGCGAGGTGGCGTTGAAGCTGATGCGCGCGCAACGCCTGCAGGCGCGCCATCTGGCGTACTTCGAAGTGGAGCGGCAGGTGCTCGCGCAGATGCGCCATCCGGCGATCGCGCAGATCTACGACGCCGGCGCGACCGAAGAAGGCTTCCCGTTCTTCGCGATGGAGCTGATCGAAGGCACCCCCATCACGCGCTACTGCCGCGACCAGCGTCTGTCGCTGGATGCCCGCGTCGCGTTGCTGATCCGCGTCTGCGAGGGCGTGCAGCACGCGCACCACAAGGGCGTGGTGCATCGCGACCTCAAGCCCGGCAACCTGCTGGTGGACACCCTGGACGGCAGGCCGGTGCCGAAGATCATCGATTTCGGCATCGCGACCACCGCGTCGCTGGCGGGCGATGCCGTGCTTGAACGCGCGGGAACGCCGGAGTACATGAGCCCCGAGCAGGCGCAGGGCGATCCGCGCGAAGTGGATACCCGCAGCGATGTGTACTCACTCGGCGTGGTGCTGTGCGAACTGGTGACCGGCGTGCGGCCGGAAGCCGTGGGCGAGACTTGGTCCGCGGAGACGCCCACGGCCGTCGCGCCGTCGTCGCGGCTGGCGGGGCTGCCGGCCGAACAGGCACGCGAAATGGCGCAGGAGCGGGGGCTTTCGCTCGCGCGGATGCGCGATCGCCTGCGCGGCGACCTGGACTGGATCGTGCTGAAGGCCATGCAGCACGAGCGCGACGCCCGCTACGATTCGGCTGCGGCCCTGGCAGACGATCTGCAGCGCTACCTGGATGACCGGGTGGTCTCCGCGGTGCCCGCCAGCCGTGGCTACGTGTGGCGCAAGTTCCTGCGCCGCCACCGCGCTGCGGCCGTCGCGGCCGGCGTAGCGCTGGTGGCGCTGCTGGGCGGACTGGGGCTGTCGCTGTATGGGCTGCAACAGGCGCAGATGCAGCGCAGCGTGGCGGAGGCCCGCAGCGCGGAACTGGAAAAGGTGGCGGCCTTCCAGCAGTCGATGCTGGAAGGGATCGACATCGAGACCATGGGCGTGGGCCTGGCGGAGGGTCTGGTCCGGCAGGTCGGCAGCCTCGATCCGTCGGCAGCCGAGGCGTTCGGCGCCACGCTGGCGAAGACCAGCACCGGCGACCTGGCGCGCGACCTCGTGGACCGGCAGTTGCTGGCGAACGCCGAAGATGCGATCGCGCGCGATTTCGCGGATCAACCCGACGTGGCGGCCAGCCTGCGCGAGTCGGTGGGGCACGTGTACGCCGCCATCGGCCGCCATGACAAGGCGGCGGCGCACTTCGCGCATGTGGCGGACTACCGCAGCACGGTGCTGGGCGAAGGTGCGCAGGAAACCCTGCGCGCGCGGCGTGACCAGGTGCAGGCGCTGCTGGAAGGCGCCCATGTCGACCAGGCGGAGGCGGTGTTGCAGAAGGCGCTGCCGCGCGCGTTCGCATTGCCGGTCAACGACCGCGTGCGGGTGAAGCTGGAACTCGCGCAGGCGCAGGTGATCTCCGCACGTGGCGACCGGCCGCGCGCGAAGGGCGTGGTGCAGGCCGTGCAGGAGCGCCTGCTGGCCAGCGTGGGCGAGGGCGACCCGGCGACGCTGGAAGCCACCAACGACCTGGCGGCCGTGCAGCGCAACCTGGGCGAACTGCCCGAGGCGCGCGCCAACATGGAGAAGGTGGTCCGGCTGCGCACGGCCACGCTGGGTGCTGACCACGAGGAAACGCTTTCGGCGATGGGCAACCTCGCGGTGCTGCGCATCATGAATCGCGAAAAGGATGCCGCCATCGCGATGCAGCGGGACCTGACCGGACGCTACACGCGCAAGCTGGGCAGCGAACACCCGGTCACCCTGCAGGCGCGCAGCACGCTGGCCACGATGATGGTCGACGCAGGCCAGGCCGATGAGGCGCTGCCCCTGCTGAAGGACGCGCTGGCCGCGCGCGAACGCGTGCTGGGCCGTGATCATCCGCAGACCGTGCGCACCCGGCTCAACCTGGCGACCGCGCATGCACGCCTGAAGGACTATGCCGCCGCGTTGCCGCTCGAGGAGCAGGTGATCACCGTACGCAGCCGCGTGCTGGGGCCATCGCACCCGGACACGCTGTCGATCCTGGTCAATCATGCCGGCACGCTGCTCAATGCGAAGCAACCCGAGGCCGCGCTGCGCCTGCTCGGCGACATCCAGCCCCTGGCGCTGAAGGTGCTGGGCGACAAGCACCCGCAGGCGCAGCTGACGATGGTCATCCGTGCCGAAGCGCTGCGCACCACCGGGCGCACGCGCGAGGCGCTGGAGGAATACCTGAAATTGTTCGCCCTGCGTCGCGCGGTGCTGGGCGAGACGCACGTCGAGACGCGCACGGCGGCCTGGAACCTGATCGACACCTACCGTGAGCTCGGGCGCGGCGCCGAGGCCGACGCGCTGCACCGGCAGTACATCGCACCGCTGCTCGCAGCGGATCCCGAGACGCTGGACGATGCCGATACCGAGTTCGTCGACCGTTATCGCGAAGGAAAGCGGCCCGGCAAGCAGACCTGA
- a CDS encoding DMT family transporter, whose protein sequence is MPTLPAHYRAAVLMLGSTVFFALMVVAIRLASATLHTFEIAFFRNFFGLLAAAPLILRHGPGFLKTTQFPRYLFRCVIGICSMLAGFWAIGHLPLAQAVSLSYSTPLFVTIAAAAMLNEQVRARRWTAVVLGFIGVLVIVRPGTSAFTADALIAVLAAVMSALVAIQIKQLSHTEPADRIVIYTTLLWVPMSLLPALAVWEWPQGITWVWVVAAGVLGTGGHMLWTRALKLGEVSALTPISFMQLPVVAVFGWLLFDETLDTWTLLGAGIIFGANAYIAHREAVLSRRAASEASSSAAKPGE, encoded by the coding sequence ATGCCCACCCTGCCCGCCCACTACCGCGCCGCCGTGCTGATGCTGGGCAGCACGGTGTTCTTCGCGCTGATGGTGGTGGCGATCCGCCTGGCCTCGGCCACGCTGCACACGTTCGAGATCGCGTTCTTCCGCAACTTCTTCGGACTGCTCGCGGCGGCGCCGCTGATCCTGCGCCATGGTCCCGGCTTCCTGAAGACCACCCAGTTCCCGCGCTACCTGTTCCGTTGCGTGATCGGCATCTGCTCGATGCTGGCCGGCTTCTGGGCCATCGGCCACCTGCCGCTGGCACAGGCCGTCTCGCTGTCCTATTCCACCCCGCTGTTCGTCACCATCGCTGCCGCCGCAATGCTCAACGAGCAGGTGCGCGCGCGTCGCTGGACGGCGGTGGTACTCGGCTTCATCGGCGTGCTGGTGATCGTGCGGCCGGGCACGTCGGCCTTCACCGCGGATGCGCTGATCGCCGTGCTCGCGGCGGTGATGAGCGCGCTGGTGGCGATCCAGATCAAGCAGCTCTCGCACACCGAACCGGCCGACCGCATCGTCATCTACACCACGCTGCTGTGGGTACCGATGTCGTTGCTGCCGGCGCTGGCGGTGTGGGAATGGCCGCAGGGCATCACCTGGGTATGGGTGGTCGCGGCCGGCGTACTCGGCACCGGCGGCCACATGCTGTGGACGCGCGCGTTGAAGCTGGGCGAGGTCTCCGCGCTGACGCCGATCAGCTTCATGCAGCTGCCGGTGGTCGCGGTGTTCGGCTGGTTGCTGTTCGACGAGACGCTGGATACCTGGACGCTGCTGGGCGCCGGCATCATCTTTGGCGCCAATGCCTATATCGCCCACCGCGAAGCCGTGCTGTCGCGCCGCGCGGCGTCGGAAGCCTCCAGTTCGGCGGCCAAGCCAGGCGAGTGA
- the murB gene encoding UDP-N-acetylmuramate dehydrogenase, translating into MTTGYRVTANASMRERNTFGVPAAAPWLVEVDDVAALEEVLALPQVSGAETLVIGGGSNLLFAGDAPGAVISLATRSTRIVSDDGERVRVRADAGVPWHPLVVWTLEQGLCGLENLALIPGTAGASPIQNIGAYGTEVGEFIDIVEAFDRHHGVRARLDREACAFAYRDSVFKRAPDRYLVTAVEFLLPRTPSLRLDYAGIREELGAMGIVAPTARDVGDAVVRIRRRKLPDPAVIGNAGSFFKNPIVSQAQAEALLVDYPTLPVFRGDAGHNRKLSAAWMIEACGWKGHRDGDAGVSAAHALVLVNHGAATGAQLLALARKIAASVQARFGVAIEPEPKLIGASW; encoded by the coding sequence ATGACCACCGGATACCGCGTCACCGCGAACGCATCGATGCGCGAGCGCAACACCTTCGGCGTGCCTGCCGCAGCGCCGTGGCTGGTCGAAGTGGACGATGTGGCCGCGCTGGAGGAGGTGCTTGCCCTGCCGCAGGTCTCCGGTGCGGAAACGCTGGTGATCGGTGGCGGCAGCAACCTGCTGTTCGCAGGCGATGCGCCGGGCGCGGTGATCAGCCTCGCGACCCGCTCGACCCGCATCGTGTCCGACGATGGCGAGCGCGTGCGCGTGCGCGCCGACGCCGGCGTGCCGTGGCATCCGCTGGTGGTCTGGACGCTGGAACAGGGCCTGTGCGGACTGGAAAACCTGGCGCTGATCCCGGGCACCGCGGGGGCCTCGCCCATCCAGAACATAGGCGCCTATGGCACCGAGGTCGGCGAGTTCATCGATATCGTCGAAGCGTTCGACCGCCACCATGGCGTGCGCGCAAGACTGGACCGCGAAGCCTGCGCCTTCGCCTACCGCGACAGCGTGTTCAAGCGTGCGCCTGACCGCTACCTGGTGACTGCGGTCGAATTCCTGCTGCCGCGCACGCCGTCCCTGCGCCTGGACTACGCCGGCATCCGCGAGGAACTCGGCGCGATGGGCATCGTCGCGCCGACCGCACGCGACGTGGGCGATGCCGTAGTCCGCATCCGTCGCCGCAAGCTGCCCGATCCGGCCGTGATCGGCAATGCCGGCAGCTTCTTCAAGAACCCCATCGTGTCGCAGGCGCAGGCCGAAGCACTGCTGGTCGATTACCCCACCCTGCCCGTGTTCCGCGGCGATGCAGGACACAACCGCAAGCTGTCGGCGGCCTGGATGATCGAAGCCTGCGGCTGGAAGGGGCATCGCGACGGCGATGCCGGTGTATCGGCCGCGCACGCACTGGTGCTGGTCAACCATGGCGCGGCGACCGGCGCGCAGTTGCTGGCGCTGGCAAGGAAGATCGCGGCGTCGGTGCAGGCGCGCTTCGGCGTGGCCATCGAGCCGGAGCCGAAGCTCATCGGGGCGAGCTGGTAA
- a CDS encoding quinone-dependent dihydroorotate dehydrogenase encodes MYSLARPFLFGLDAETAHGMGLKALDLAYRTGTTPLVARPITPMPTKVMGLTFPNPVGLAAGMDKNGAHIDALFALGFGFVEIGTVTPKPQPGNPKPRMFRLPQHQAVINRLGFNNDGVDALIRNVQAARRDRGLLGINIGKNKDTSNERAASDYLYCLERVYPLADYITVNISSPNTAGLRELQEEQALRQLIGTLREAQEDLAAQHGKRVPMLVKIAPDLSDSDIDAVARVLGDMQVDGVIATNTTVSRLSVQDHPHARETGGLSGAPLMGQATLVLRRLRTRLPHSIPLIGVGGILSGADAVAKMSAGASLVQCYTGLVYRGPELVRECVEAIRRRREAPSGGPVAPE; translated from the coding sequence ATGTATTCCCTCGCCCGACCTTTCCTCTTCGGCCTCGATGCCGAGACCGCCCATGGCATGGGCCTGAAGGCACTGGACCTTGCCTACCGCACCGGCACCACGCCGCTGGTGGCGCGCCCGATCACCCCCATGCCCACCAAGGTCATGGGCCTGACCTTTCCCAATCCCGTGGGCCTGGCCGCCGGCATGGACAAGAATGGCGCGCACATCGATGCGCTGTTCGCGCTGGGTTTCGGCTTCGTCGAAATCGGCACGGTCACGCCCAAGCCGCAGCCCGGCAATCCGAAGCCGCGCATGTTCCGCCTGCCGCAGCACCAGGCCGTCATCAATCGGCTCGGCTTCAACAATGACGGCGTCGATGCGTTGATCCGCAATGTCCAAGCCGCGCGCCGCGACCGTGGCCTGCTGGGCATCAACATCGGCAAGAACAAGGACACCTCCAACGAGCGTGCCGCGTCCGACTACCTGTACTGCCTGGAACGCGTCTATCCGTTGGCGGACTACATCACCGTCAACATTTCCTCACCCAACACCGCCGGCCTGCGCGAACTGCAGGAAGAACAGGCGCTGCGCCAGCTGATCGGCACCCTGCGCGAAGCGCAGGAAGACCTGGCGGCGCAGCACGGCAAGCGCGTGCCGATGCTGGTGAAGATCGCCCCGGATCTGTCGGACAGCGACATCGATGCCGTGGCGCGCGTGCTGGGCGACATGCAGGTGGATGGCGTCATCGCTACCAACACCACGGTCTCCCGCCTGAGCGTGCAGGACCATCCCCACGCGCGCGAGACCGGTGGCCTGTCCGGCGCGCCGCTGATGGGCCAGGCCACGCTGGTGCTGCGCCGCCTGCGCACGCGTCTGCCGCACAGCATCCCGCTGATCGGCGTGGGCGGCATCCTGTCCGGTGCCGATGCGGTGGCGAAGATGTCCGCCGGCGCCTCGCTGGTGCAGTGCTACACGGGACTGGTCTACCGCGGGCCGGAGCTGGTCCGCGAATGCGTGGAAGCCATCCGCCGCCGCCGCGAAGCCCCCAGCGGTGGTCCGGTAGCCCCGGAATGA
- a CDS encoding DUF4190 domain-containing protein, which produces MNQARTTSSLAIASLVSGILGWTLLPFIGTLVAIVTGHMARAEIRRSAGTLEGDGMAIGGLILGWVSALLWVVGIAVIFLFLGGMAWLATLN; this is translated from the coding sequence ATGAACCAAGCCCGCACCACCAGCAGCCTCGCCATCGCCAGCCTCGTGTCGGGCATCCTCGGCTGGACCCTGCTGCCCTTCATCGGCACGCTCGTGGCCATCGTCACCGGCCACATGGCGCGCGCGGAAATCCGCCGCAGCGCCGGCACGCTGGAAGGCGACGGCATGGCCATCGGCGGACTGATCCTTGGCTGGGTGTCGGCGCTGCTGTGGGTGGTCGGCATCGCGGTGATCTTCCTGTTCCTGGGCGGGATGGCCTGGCTGGCGACGCTGAACTGA
- a CDS encoding aldehyde dehydrogenase family protein, whose protein sequence is MPADLLKALGLATTNSGTYLGSGEWSTTTDAGLLQSINPTTNEVIAEVHASSQADYEKIVERAQAAFKVWRTTPAPRRGEAVRLCGEALRRHKDALGSLVALEMGKSKPEGDGEVQEMIDIADFAVGQSRMLYGYTMHSERPGHRMYEQYQPLGLVGIISAFNFPVAVWAWNSFLAAICGDICIWKPSNKTPLTAIASMKICNEALKAGGFPDIFFLINDAGVELAQQFVDDKRIPLISFTGSTQVGRTVGERVARRMGRSLLELGGNNAIILDETADLKLAVPGIVFGAVGTAGQRCTTTRRLIVHESIYDTVLSTLVKAYKQVEGKIGDPLDPANLMGPLNSQGAVQQFLDSIAKAKASGGTVETGGTAIDRPGNFVLPAIVTGLKNSDEVVQHETFAPILYVMKYKTLDEAIDMQNAVPQGLSSSIFTQNLKAAEQFLSAAGSDCGIANVNIGTSGAEIGGAFGGEKETGGGRESGSDAWKVYMRRQTNTINYSDSLPLAQGIKFDL, encoded by the coding sequence ATGCCTGCTGACCTCCTCAAGGCCCTTGGCCTCGCCACCACCAACTCCGGTACCTACCTCGGCAGTGGCGAGTGGTCCACGACCACCGATGCCGGCCTGCTGCAGTCGATCAACCCGACCACCAACGAGGTGATCGCCGAAGTGCACGCCAGCAGCCAGGCCGACTACGAGAAGATCGTCGAACGCGCCCAGGCCGCCTTCAAGGTGTGGCGCACCACCCCCGCACCGCGTCGCGGCGAAGCCGTGCGCCTGTGCGGCGAAGCGCTGCGCAGGCACAAGGATGCGCTGGGTTCGCTGGTCGCGCTGGAAATGGGCAAGAGCAAGCCCGAGGGCGATGGCGAAGTGCAGGAGATGATCGACATCGCCGACTTCGCCGTGGGCCAGAGCCGCATGCTGTATGGCTACACCATGCACTCCGAGCGCCCTGGCCACCGCATGTACGAGCAGTACCAGCCGCTCGGCCTGGTCGGCATCATCAGTGCGTTCAACTTCCCGGTCGCCGTGTGGGCGTGGAACTCGTTCCTGGCCGCGATCTGCGGCGACATCTGCATCTGGAAGCCGTCCAACAAGACGCCGCTCACCGCGATCGCCAGCATGAAGATCTGCAACGAAGCGCTGAAGGCCGGCGGCTTCCCGGACATCTTCTTCCTGATCAACGATGCTGGCGTCGAGCTGGCGCAGCAGTTCGTCGACGACAAGCGCATCCCGCTGATCAGCTTCACCGGCTCCACCCAGGTCGGCCGCACCGTCGGTGAGCGCGTCGCGCGCCGCATGGGCCGCAGCCTGCTGGAACTGGGCGGCAACAACGCCATCATCCTGGACGAAACCGCCGACCTGAAGCTGGCCGTGCCCGGCATCGTGTTCGGCGCCGTCGGCACTGCCGGCCAGCGCTGCACCACCACGCGCCGCCTGATCGTGCACGAATCCATCTACGACACCGTGCTGTCCACGCTGGTCAAGGCGTACAAGCAGGTGGAAGGCAAGATCGGCGATCCGCTGGACCCGGCCAACCTGATGGGCCCGCTCAACAGCCAGGGCGCCGTGCAGCAGTTCCTGGACTCCATCGCCAAGGCCAAGGCCAGCGGCGGCACCGTCGAGACCGGCGGCACCGCGATCGACCGCCCGGGCAACTTCGTGCTGCCGGCCATCGTCACCGGCCTGAAGAACTCCGATGAAGTCGTCCAGCACGAAACCTTCGCGCCGATCCTGTACGTGATGAAGTACAAGACCCTCGACGAAGCCATCGACATGCAGAACGCCGTGCCGCAGGGCCTGTCGTCGTCGATCTTCACCCAGAACCTGAAGGCGGCCGAGCAGTTCCTGTCGGCGGCCGGCAGCGACTGCGGCATCGCCAACGTCAACATCGGCACCAGCGGCGCCGAGATCGGCGGCGCGTTCGGTGGCGAGAAGGAAACCGGTGGCGGTCGCGAGTCCGGTTCGGACGCGTGGAAGGTCTACATGCGCCGCCAGACCAACACCATCAACTACTCCGACTCGCTGCCGCTCGCGCAGGGCATCAAGTTCGACCTTTGA